In Xenorhabdus poinarii G6, the following are encoded in one genomic region:
- a CDS encoding tail protein X, translated as MQVIAQQNETVDAICWRHYGRTLGMTERVLQANPGLADLGVVLPHGTNVEMPEFMPAASKPIIQLWD; from the coding sequence ATGCAAGTTATCGCACAACAAAATGAAACCGTTGACGCTATTTGTTGGCGTCATTACGGCCGCACATTGGGCATGACTGAGCGGGTGTTGCAGGCCAATCCCGGCTTGGCAGATCTGGGCGTAGTATTGCCTCATGGAACGAACGTTGAGATGCCTGAATTTATGCCCGCCGCCAGTAAACCCATTATCCAGCTGTGGGATTAA
- a CDS encoding lysis system i-spanin subunit Rz yields the protein MKKMPLMVALFIGGSLGWWGHRALSLSEVANLKQQQAAQLVAINQKARSETLAAIEQMKEAQERAAQLDEYYSGKLAHVTEENTALRVDIAAGHRRVQIAAANLATCQLSQNRDPRARRMGNGTQVELTAKAGRAIYDIRAGMISDQAKLDYLQQYIRDVVRQCKLE from the coding sequence ATGAAGAAAATGCCTTTAATGGTGGCTTTATTCATTGGCGGAAGCCTGGGCTGGTGGGGACATCGAGCCTTGTCTCTCAGTGAAGTGGCGAACCTGAAACAGCAACAGGCGGCACAACTTGTTGCCATCAATCAAAAAGCACGTTCAGAAACGTTGGCCGCGATTGAGCAAATGAAAGAGGCGCAAGAGCGGGCTGCACAATTGGATGAATATTATTCAGGAAAATTAGCCCATGTTACCGAAGAAAACACCGCTCTGCGTGTTGACATTGCTGCTGGTCATCGGCGGGTGCAAATCGCCGCCGCCAACCTTGCTACCTGTCAGCTCAGCCAAAACCGAGATCCCCGCGCCCGCCGCATGGGCAATGGAACCCAAGTCGAACTCACTGCAAAAGCTGGACGCGCTATTTACGATATCCGAGCCGGAATGATCAGCGACCAGGCGAAATTAGACTATTTACAACAGTATATCCGTGATGTTGTTCGGCAGTGTAAGCTTGAGTGA
- a CDS encoding phage baseplate assembly protein V, which yields MNTQLTELMRLLRNLIRTGVITQVDTTRGMCRVATGNLETNWLHWLTSRAGNARTWWAPSVGEQVLLLSIGGELTTAFVLPAIFSDEFPAPSISPEATHIQFPDGAVMEYEPQSGALTVTGIKTATIMASDAVHITAPDITCVASTRITLDTPEVICTQLMSTGNLIVRNGGKMTGNIEHTGGTFSSNGVVVDSHKHTGIRSGGDTSGGPV from the coding sequence ATGAACACACAACTCACTGAACTGATGCGCTTATTGCGCAACCTGATCCGAACAGGCGTGATTACCCAAGTGGATACCACCAGGGGAATGTGCCGGGTCGCGACAGGTAACCTTGAAACCAACTGGCTGCACTGGTTGACATCCAGAGCGGGAAACGCCCGCACATGGTGGGCACCCAGTGTCGGTGAGCAGGTTTTATTACTGTCCATAGGCGGAGAGCTGACCACCGCCTTTGTATTGCCGGCGATTTTTTCCGATGAGTTTCCGGCGCCATCAATATCACCGGAGGCAACACATATCCAGTTTCCAGATGGTGCTGTGATGGAGTATGAACCGCAATCTGGCGCATTGACTGTGACGGGTATCAAAACCGCGACAATCATGGCATCGGATGCAGTCCATATTACTGCGCCGGACATCACCTGTGTTGCCAGCACCCGCATTACGCTAGATACACCGGAAGTCATCTGTACGCAGCTGATGAGCACAGGCAATTTAATTGTGCGCAACGGCGGCAAAATGACGGGCAATATTGAACATACCGGAGGCACATTCAGTTCCAACGGTGTGGTCGTGGACTCCCATAAACACACCGGCATCAGGTCAGGCGGTGACACATCAGGAGGCCCGGTATGA
- a CDS encoding GPW/gp25 family protein, with product MMYLGMNRQTGRALTDLAHVRQSVSDILLTPVGSRIARRTYGSLLPELIDWPQNPALRLQVMAASYTAISRWEPRVTLTSITMETGQDGKMVVDITGTYHQSAKEFSLSIPVNHSR from the coding sequence ATGATGTACCTGGGAATGAATCGGCAGACGGGCCGAGCGTTGACCGATTTGGCGCACGTCCGGCAATCCGTCAGCGATATTTTATTAACCCCTGTGGGGAGTCGTATTGCACGTCGTACTTACGGCTCTTTGCTGCCAGAACTGATCGACTGGCCTCAAAATCCAGCACTCAGGCTTCAAGTTATGGCCGCCAGCTATACCGCAATCAGCCGTTGGGAGCCTCGAGTGACGTTGACATCCATCACGATGGAAACCGGACAGGACGGCAAAATGGTGGTGGATATTACCGGTACTTATCATCAATCCGCCAAGGAATTTTCACTTTCTATTCCGGTGAACCATTCCCGGTGA
- a CDS encoding baseplate assembly protein, whose product MPTIDLSQLPPPDVVEPLDYEQLLEERKKGLISLYPDDQQEAIARTLQLESEPLVKLLEENVYRELLLRQRVNEAARAVMVAYSTGSDLDQLGANNNVSRMVLRPADNASVPPTPAVMESDNDYRVRIPQAFEGLSVAGPVGAYEYHARSADGRVADASAMSPSPANVTVTIMSREDKGIASQALLEIVEKALNDENVRPVADRLKVQSANIVEYEIDAVLYIFPTPESEPIRKAAEQKLKHYVEAQHRLGRDIRLSAIYAALHVEGVQRVELKAPLKDVVLDKTQASYCIKTTLTLGGSDE is encoded by the coding sequence ATGCCAACAATCGATTTAAGCCAGTTGCCACCACCGGATGTGGTTGAGCCACTGGATTACGAACAACTACTGGAAGAGCGTAAAAAAGGGTTGATATCACTCTACCCGGACGATCAGCAAGAGGCTATTGCTCGTACATTGCAACTGGAATCTGAACCTTTGGTTAAGTTGCTGGAAGAGAATGTTTATCGCGAGTTGCTTTTGCGTCAACGCGTTAACGAAGCGGCCCGGGCGGTGATGGTGGCCTATTCGACAGGCAGTGATTTGGATCAATTGGGTGCGAACAACAACGTATCCCGCATGGTTCTGCGCCCTGCGGATAACGCGAGTGTACCCCCGACGCCGGCGGTGATGGAATCCGATAATGATTACCGTGTTCGTATTCCACAAGCCTTTGAAGGTTTGAGCGTTGCAGGCCCGGTTGGTGCATATGAATACCATGCACGCAGTGCCGATGGTCGTGTGGCGGATGCATCGGCAATGAGTCCGTCGCCAGCTAACGTCACCGTGACCATTATGTCGCGGGAGGACAAGGGCATCGCGTCCCAGGCACTGCTGGAAATAGTCGAAAAAGCGCTAAACGACGAAAACGTGCGTCCCGTGGCTGATCGCCTGAAAGTCCAGTCGGCCAACATTGTGGAATATGAAATTGATGCGGTGCTCTACATCTTCCCGACACCAGAATCAGAACCTATCCGCAAGGCGGCAGAACAGAAGCTGAAACATTATGTTGAAGCTCAGCATCGTCTGGGGCGTGACATTCGGTTGTCGGCAATTTATGCCGCATTGCATGTCGAGGGTGTCCAGCGTGTGGAACTGAAAGCGCCGTTGAAAGACGTGGTTTTGGATAAAACCCAGGCATCTTACTGCATCAAAACCACCCTGACACTGGGAGGTTCGGATGAATGA
- a CDS encoding phage tail protein I, which produces MNDRLLPMGSTPLELAAAKACAELQKVNVPLRELWNPDTCPALLLPYLAWAWSVDRWDENWGESTKREVIKNSLFLHKHKGTIGAIRRVVEPLGYLIRVKEWWQTNDAPGTFRLDIGVLDSGITHEMFEELEKLIFDAKPVSRHLIGLDINLDTRGDYYYSAATYSGDELTVYPYFPEQVTVSGLDVVGAGVHIIDDMRIRA; this is translated from the coding sequence ATGAATGATCGCCTTCTGCCAATGGGCTCGACCCCGTTGGAACTTGCCGCGGCCAAAGCCTGCGCAGAGTTACAGAAAGTCAACGTGCCGCTACGTGAACTGTGGAATCCAGACACCTGTCCGGCATTACTGTTGCCTTATCTGGCATGGGCATGGTCAGTCGATCGTTGGGACGAAAACTGGGGTGAGAGTACCAAGAGGGAGGTGATCAAAAACTCATTGTTCCTGCACAAACACAAAGGAACGATTGGTGCGATCCGGCGGGTTGTTGAGCCTTTGGGTTACCTCATCCGTGTAAAAGAGTGGTGGCAGACCAACGATGCACCGGGCACTTTCCGATTAGATATTGGGGTACTGGATAGCGGTATCACCCATGAAATGTTCGAAGAGCTGGAGAAACTGATTTTTGATGCCAAGCCAGTCAGCCGACATTTGATTGGATTGGACATCAATCTGGATACACGCGGTGACTATTACTACTCAGCGGCGACTTACAGTGGTGACGAACTGACCGTTTACCCTTATTTCCCGGAACAAGTAACCGTATCTGGCTTAGACGTTGTGGGTGCGGGCGTACATATTATTGATGACATGAGGATTAGAGCATGA
- a CDS encoding phage tail protein, whose translation MSSKYFALLTQLGADKLANAAALGTKIEITHMAVGDGGGKLPTPDTQQTKLINEKRRAAINTLSIDPKNTNQIIAEQVIPENEGGWWIREIGLFDKDGILIAVANCAETYKPQLQEGSGRTQTIRMILIVSSADSVTLKVDPSVVLATREYVDDTIQKHANSRHHPDATLKEKGFVILSSVVDSSSETQAATPKAVKAAYDFANAANNNANGRVPVGRQVNGKALNADILLNAGDVGAYNKEESNQRFQLKGNYLTAGYSYSKNESDGRYQPKGNYAPAGNYALKGESYTRGESDGRYQSRGNYQTAGNYQPAGNYAVRGECYTRGESDGRYQRAGTNVSLVSIWKGSEIKGETTVNVSRDIRGLAVYARLNDSGTNKLIGGGVCPQTMSEWYQIGFNNEYTMLKPMSASQVRIVSGWGVIELLVSV comes from the coding sequence ATGAGTAGCAAATATTTTGCGCTACTGACGCAGTTAGGCGCAGATAAGTTGGCAAATGCGGCGGCACTGGGGACTAAAATTGAAATTACCCATATGGCCGTCGGTGATGGGGGTGGCAAATTGCCGACGCCGGATACCCAACAAACCAAACTGATTAATGAAAAACGTCGTGCAGCGATTAATACGCTGAGCATCGATCCCAAAAACACCAACCAAATCATTGCTGAACAGGTGATCCCTGAAAATGAAGGTGGCTGGTGGATACGTGAAATCGGCTTGTTCGACAAAGACGGTATTCTGATTGCGGTGGCTAACTGCGCAGAAACCTACAAACCGCAATTGCAGGAAGGTTCTGGCCGTACTCAGACCATCCGTATGATCCTGATTGTCAGTAGTGCGGATTCGGTGACATTAAAAGTTGATCCATCTGTCGTTCTCGCCACCCGTGAATATGTGGATGACACGATTCAGAAACATGCCAACAGTCGCCATCACCCTGACGCGACGCTGAAAGAGAAGGGATTTGTCATCCTGAGCAGCGTGGTGGACAGCAGCAGTGAAACGCAGGCGGCAACACCCAAAGCAGTAAAAGCGGCGTATGACTTTGCGAATGCGGCGAATAATAATGCCAATGGTCGTGTACCGGTAGGACGTCAGGTGAATGGCAAGGCACTGAATGCGGATATTTTACTGAACGCAGGTGATGTTGGGGCGTATAACAAGGAAGAATCCAATCAGCGTTTTCAGCTAAAGGGGAATTACCTGACCGCCGGTTACAGCTACTCAAAGAACGAAAGTGACGGACGCTATCAACCCAAAGGAAACTATGCGCCTGCTGGCAATTATGCACTGAAAGGGGAAAGCTACACCAGAGGCGAATCAGACGGGCGGTATCAGTCACGTGGTAACTACCAGACTGCTGGAAATTATCAGCCAGCGGGGAATTATGCGGTCAGAGGGGAGTGTTATACCCGAGGGGAGAGTGATGGGAGATATCAGAGAGCAGGAACAAATGTCAGTTTAGTTAGTATCTGGAAAGGATCTGAAATTAAGGGGGAAACAACCGTCAACGTGTCCAGAGATATAAGAGGGCTGGCGGTATATGCAAGGTTAAATGATAGCGGAACTAATAAATTAATAGGTGGAGGGGTATGTCCACAAACTATGAGCGAATGGTATCAAATCGGTTTTAACAATGAATACACTATGCTAAAACCGATGTCAGCTTCCCAGGTCAGAATTGTGTCTGGATGGGGGGTTATTGAGTTACTTGTCTCTGTATAG
- a CDS encoding glycosyltransferase family 8 protein, with the protein MQFDTIVHDVINIGSSNKEEPMLHIAFGVDEKFLRPAGVVISSILKTNSNKKLKFHIFINEISDDSIERLKNIDANITIHIFNDSRFKGLQEKENLPISMYYRIIVPYILHSVTDKVLYLDADLLCVGKLDELMNHKFKNNEISCVVNHKSLDVDNVNYIGIKDKTHYFNSGVMLINTIAWVENDIFKEFSTLIKIRDFKYPDQDVLNIILEGKVKYLNQIYNNFMEDVNVGDETVFIHFTGTPKPWQLWYEKSDIYDVFYSDSPWHDVPYDIPRTARQMRIYAKKLSKQGKLLSGYIWKLKYLIYKITEK; encoded by the coding sequence ATGCAATTCGATACAATAGTACATGATGTAATTAACATCGGCTCTTCTAATAAAGAGGAGCCGATGTTGCATATCGCTTTTGGCGTTGATGAAAAGTTTTTAAGGCCTGCAGGAGTAGTTATTTCTTCTATATTAAAAACAAACAGTAATAAAAAACTGAAATTCCATATATTTATTAATGAAATTAGTGATGATAGTATTGAAAGATTAAAAAATATAGATGCAAATATAACTATTCATATATTTAATGATTCACGGTTTAAGGGGTTACAGGAAAAAGAAAATTTACCTATATCAATGTATTATAGGATTATCGTCCCCTATATTCTTCACAGTGTAACTGATAAGGTTCTGTATCTTGATGCTGATCTATTATGTGTTGGTAAATTAGATGAATTAATGAATCACAAATTTAAAAATAATGAGATATCGTGCGTTGTTAACCATAAATCCTTAGATGTTGATAATGTTAATTATATTGGAATAAAAGATAAAACACATTACTTCAATTCTGGCGTTATGCTTATTAATACTATCGCATGGGTAGAAAATGATATCTTCAAAGAGTTTTCAACTCTAATAAAAATAAGAGATTTTAAGTATCCTGATCAGGATGTATTAAATATAATCCTGGAAGGAAAGGTTAAATATTTAAATCAGATTTATAATAATTTCATGGAGGATGTAAACGTTGGTGATGAAACAGTGTTTATTCATTTCACAGGCACACCGAAGCCATGGCAGCTATGGTACGAGAAAAGTGATATATATGATGTATTTTATAGTGATTCTCCATGGCATGATGTTCCTTACGATATACCAAGAACAGCGAGACAAATGAGAATCTATGCCAAAAAATTAAGTAAGCAGGGCAAACTGTTATCTGGATATATTTGGAAGCTCAAATATCTAATTTATAAAATAACTGAGAAATAG
- a CDS encoding DUF1919 domain-containing protein translates to MQSYIKYKLHKWARKGSWLSDLLDRMFLRNKKIAIVSDNCWGIRLYKNLNRPYNTPFIGLTIPPDDFLKIISNLEEYLNIELKISDFSNADKFPVAFLSGIRINFIHYKNEEDAIEKWNRRRLRLMSFLNENGIDSIIFKSCHVDSKDDVFVKKFKELDLKRKIFLEKDSIIIKRNGDFPDGLELYEIRLLYYFNFIKLFKYL, encoded by the coding sequence ATGCAATCTTATATAAAATACAAATTACATAAATGGGCCAGAAAAGGATCATGGCTCAGTGATTTACTTGATAGGATGTTTCTGCGAAATAAAAAAATAGCAATAGTATCCGACAATTGCTGGGGGATCAGGCTATATAAGAATCTGAATCGCCCATACAACACACCATTTATTGGATTGACTATCCCTCCGGATGATTTTTTAAAAATCATTTCTAATTTAGAAGAATATTTGAATATTGAGTTAAAAATTAGTGACTTTTCCAACGCTGACAAGTTCCCTGTTGCATTTCTGTCTGGTATCAGAATTAATTTTATTCATTACAAAAATGAAGAAGATGCAATTGAAAAATGGAATAGGCGTAGATTAAGACTTATGTCTTTTCTTAACGAGAATGGTATTGATTCTATTATATTCAAATCCTGTCACGTGGATTCTAAAGATGATGTTTTTGTGAAAAAATTCAAAGAATTAGATCTAAAAAGAAAAATATTCCTAGAAAAAGATAGCATAATAATAAAAAGAAATGGTGATTTCCCTGATGGATTAGAATTGTACGAAATAAGGTTATTGTATTATTTTAACTTCATAAAATTATTTAAATATCTATAA
- a CDS encoding glycosyltransferase family 4 protein yields MKNSSFENEILCTSNVLNENLISELQDFEINYANIIGSTSIKYPTFLRKIALTKKIEKAKADKTIIWDFVPRLSRKPKNTDFIYYDHGSSWQYRVNNKTLKFFNMLDSAIAVSHASKRVMELKFNPKIEIQTVINRLPCKSSIRNKSITNKQTIILGTASRLIGLKGIGIAILALNELLKKGIKAKLIIAGEGEQKEDLRNLAIKLGIEENVEFIGYQSDMATFYSIVDIYISTPVAEAFGLSCIEAISNGVPVIFPLSNGQPEAIKNKICGIGIIPDISVDEYYQMTGLTVNFPHDIYDPINDCMTSPKLINPAKCAVTVQLVISDYNQLSKNAIEWSKETMNYNLFIKEFELAINNK; encoded by the coding sequence TTGAAAAATAGTTCTTTTGAAAATGAGATTTTATGTACAAGTAACGTTTTGAACGAAAACCTGATCTCCGAACTGCAGGACTTTGAGATTAATTATGCTAATATAATTGGATCAACTTCAATAAAATATCCTACTTTCCTGAGAAAAATAGCGCTAACAAAGAAAATAGAAAAAGCGAAAGCAGATAAAACTATTATTTGGGATTTTGTTCCTAGGCTATCAAGAAAACCTAAAAATACTGATTTTATTTATTACGATCATGGTAGCTCTTGGCAATATAGGGTCAATAATAAAACGTTAAAATTTTTCAATATGTTAGATTCTGCTATTGCAGTTTCCCATGCATCAAAACGAGTCATGGAGCTTAAATTCAATCCTAAAATAGAAATACAAACAGTGATAAACAGGCTTCCTTGTAAATCTTCGATACGTAATAAAAGTATAACAAACAAACAAACCATTATACTAGGAACAGCATCTAGATTAATAGGACTAAAAGGAATAGGTATTGCTATTCTTGCACTCAATGAATTATTAAAAAAAGGTATAAAAGCTAAATTAATTATTGCTGGAGAAGGTGAGCAAAAAGAAGATCTGCGTAACTTGGCGATAAAATTAGGGATAGAGGAAAACGTAGAATTCATTGGCTATCAATCTGATATGGCCACATTTTACTCAATTGTTGATATCTACATCAGTACGCCAGTTGCTGAGGCGTTTGGATTATCATGTATTGAAGCCATATCAAATGGAGTTCCTGTAATATTCCCGCTTTCGAATGGACAACCTGAAGCGATAAAAAATAAAATATGCGGTATCGGTATCATCCCTGATATTTCAGTGGATGAATATTATCAAATGACAGGACTTACCGTTAATTTCCCACATGATATCTACGATCCTATCAATGATTGCATGACCTCCCCTAAGTTAATTAATCCTGCAAAATGTGCTGTAACTGTCCAACTCGTTATTAGTGATTATAACCAATTAAGTAAAAATGCTATTGAGTGGTCAAAAGAAACCATGAACTATAATTTATTTATTAAAGAATTTGAATTGGCTATAAATAATAAATAG
- a CDS encoding ISAs1 family transposase: MYLDSFTDHFSDIKDPRQTAKVAYPLFDILFATLCAIIAGAEGWSDIQEYTEGHHDWFLKQGMFKEGVPVDDTIARVLSRIKPEQFNLCFINWMRSVHQLTKGELVAIDGKVLRGSYHREDRYSTLHMVSAYAAANQLVIGQVRTQSKSNEITAIPELIKLLELKGALISIDAMGCQTQIARDIIEAGADYLLSVKDNQKNLHRVVREALAGQLSGSLTREKVHIEQGHGRIEIRQSHVMDASSLVAHFPEWPELKTVGVTVGYRQEKGKSASLEYRYAISSAELTEEQFAQAIRSHWQIENNLHWILDVSFREDDCKIYRKNAAENIAILRRVALNMLKKETTKLSIRMKRKRAWMKIGFLEQVLQAGFSGLDDI; encoded by the coding sequence ATGTACCTTGACAGTTTCACTGACCATTTCTCCGATATCAAAGACCCACGCCAGACGGCCAAAGTGGCCTATCCTTTATTTGACATTTTGTTTGCCACCCTTTGCGCGATTATTGCGGGGGCGGAGGGCTGGAGTGATATTCAGGAATATACTGAAGGCCATCATGACTGGTTTCTTAAACAAGGTATGTTCAAAGAAGGCGTTCCTGTTGATGACACCATTGCCCGGGTCCTTTCTCGCATCAAACCAGAACAATTTAATCTCTGTTTTATCAACTGGATGCGTTCTGTTCACCAACTCACCAAAGGGGAATTAGTGGCGATCGACGGTAAAGTATTGCGTGGCTCTTATCATCGTGAAGATCGTTATTCAACTCTCCACATGGTGAGTGCTTACGCCGCTGCAAACCAACTCGTCATTGGTCAGGTCAGAACACAAAGTAAGTCAAATGAGATCACTGCCATCCCTGAACTGATTAAGTTATTGGAACTGAAAGGCGCCCTCATTTCCATTGATGCAATGGGATGTCAAACCCAGATAGCCCGGGACATTATTGAGGCGGGCGCTGATTATTTGCTGAGTGTGAAAGACAATCAGAAAAATCTCCACCGTGTAGTCAGGGAGGCACTGGCGGGACAACTCTCCGGGTCATTGACAAGAGAAAAAGTACACATAGAACAGGGGCATGGACGTATTGAAATTAGGCAAAGTCATGTCATGGATGCGAGTTCATTAGTCGCCCATTTCCCGGAATGGCCTGAATTAAAAACAGTTGGCGTGACAGTCGGATACCGGCAAGAAAAAGGAAAATCCGCCAGCCTGGAATACCGTTACGCCATCAGTTCTGCAGAGTTAACAGAAGAACAGTTTGCTCAGGCCATACGTAGCCACTGGCAGATCGAAAATAATCTTCACTGGATACTGGATGTCTCCTTTCGGGAAGATGACTGCAAAATTTACCGTAAAAATGCAGCGGAAAACATCGCGATATTGAGACGGGTCGCGTTAAATATGTTAAAAAAAGAAACGACTAAATTAAGTATCAGAATGAAACGTAAACGAGCCTGGATGAAAATCGGCTTTTTGGAGCAGGTATTACAAGCAGGGTTTTCCGGTTTGGATGATATTTGA
- a CDS encoding phage tail-collar fiber domain-containing protein — protein MELKAPLKDVVLDKIQTIRMILIVSSADSVTLKVDPFVILATREYLDDAIQKHANSCHHPKQ, from the coding sequence GTGGAACTGAAAGCCCCGTTGAAAGATGTGGTTCTGGATAAAATCCAGACCATCCGCATGATCCTGATTGTCAGCAGTGCGGATTCGGTGACATTAAAAGTTGATCCATTTGTCATTCTGGCTACACGTGAATATTTGGATGACGCTATTCAGAAACATGCCAACAGCTGCCATCACCCAAAGCAGTAA
- a CDS encoding tail fiber protein encodes MPSPKAVKAAYDFANAANHNANGRVPAGRQVNGKALNTHTYTILNYNTGRGYDVGGKLKLRMGNPNIV; translated from the coding sequence CTGCCATCACCCAAAGCAGTAAAAGCGGCGTATGATTTTGCGAATGCGGCGAATCATAATGCGAATGGTCGTGTACCGGCAGGGCGTCAGGTGAATGGCAAGGCACTGAACACTCATACATACACAATACTCAATTATAATACTGGTCGGGGGTACGATGTTGGGGGGAAACTCAAACTCAGGATGGGAAACCCGAACATTGTCTAA
- a CDS encoding phosphoethanolamine transferase, with product MINKIIDKIQNGKKYNVLILLALVSIIHHSFSFAFKPVYAVSTLCILVLINPYTFFYKAVILFLSICSAIYFPISSIYGSPNFNTILSLFYTNKTEAKEFLFNLPFRYLVISLIILATGYIASKFTISTPRPVKISALFVFILTTAYAPAKAYFSGKDITITSFEIRELRFFNEIIESINDTRKEIQRYESLSKEKDTFSTPLVDSRYNTYVLVIGESARRDFFHNYGFPINNTPFTSSVNGKFFTNYISAASSTQLSLTNSIAMNNKIANNIIALSRKAGFETYWLSNQGSIGFHDTPVAIIGKSSSYPYFLKKFDYDDKTLSDQLLLPKIEEAINSNSKKNKLIVVHIMGSHPPSCDRTNGEYDRFYKNKPLSCYIQSIKNTDALLAKIYNALKSKNDKWSMIYFSDHGLSFNKYKSTNDINLTHGDKYQQNYEVPFFVLSYNDTTRENYNNKRSALHFMSLFSQWTGIKEPSIENHVCDFISEQKCEDQDSIINFSNKKVMHSALPSDKHAVLD from the coding sequence GTGATAAATAAAATTATTGATAAAATTCAGAATGGCAAAAAGTATAATGTACTGATATTATTGGCATTAGTATCTATCATTCATCACTCTTTTAGCTTTGCTTTTAAACCGGTTTATGCTGTATCTACCCTATGCATTCTAGTCTTGATTAATCCGTATACGTTTTTTTATAAAGCGGTTATTTTGTTCTTATCTATTTGTTCTGCAATATATTTCCCGATATCTTCTATCTATGGCTCACCTAATTTTAATACTATACTGTCATTATTTTATACAAACAAAACCGAAGCGAAGGAATTTTTATTTAACCTTCCTTTCCGGTATTTAGTTATTTCTCTTATTATTCTTGCAACCGGATATATTGCATCGAAATTTACTATCAGTACGCCACGGCCGGTCAAAATATCTGCATTATTTGTATTTATATTAACTACTGCCTATGCTCCCGCAAAAGCATACTTTTCCGGTAAGGATATTACCATTACATCTTTTGAAATACGTGAATTACGATTCTTTAATGAGATTATTGAATCCATTAATGATACTAGAAAAGAGATACAGAGATATGAATCACTCTCGAAAGAGAAAGATACTTTTTCAACTCCTCTCGTAGATTCTAGATATAATACCTATGTCTTAGTAATAGGTGAAAGCGCCCGGAGAGACTTCTTCCATAATTATGGCTTTCCAATCAATAACACACCATTCACCAGTTCAGTGAATGGAAAATTTTTCACTAACTATATTTCTGCAGCAAGTTCAACTCAGTTATCCCTGACTAATTCAATAGCAATGAATAATAAAATAGCCAATAATATCATTGCATTATCAAGAAAGGCTGGATTCGAAACTTACTGGTTATCCAATCAGGGTTCTATCGGATTTCATGATACGCCTGTTGCCATTATAGGTAAAAGCTCATCATACCCTTATTTTCTGAAAAAATTCGATTATGATGACAAAACTCTTTCTGATCAGTTGCTCCTTCCTAAAATTGAAGAAGCTATTAACAGCAATAGTAAGAAAAATAAACTTATTGTAGTTCATATCATGGGTAGCCATCCGCCATCCTGTGATAGAACCAATGGTGAATATGATCGCTTTTACAAAAATAAACCCTTATCCTGCTATATTCAGAGCATCAAAAATACAGATGCGCTACTTGCAAAGATATATAATGCTCTTAAATCAAAGAACGACAAATGGAGCATGATATATTTTTCAGATCATGGTTTGTCATTCAATAAATATAAATCAACAAATGATATCAACCTAACTCATGGCGATAAATACCAGCAAAACTATGAAGTTCCGTTCTTTGTGCTCTCTTATAACGATACCACTAGGGAAAATTACAACAATAAAAGAAGCGCATTGCACTTCATGTCATTATTTTCCCAATGGACAGGCATAAAAGAGCCAAGTATTGAAAATCACGTATGCGACTTTATATCTGAGCAGAAATGTGAAGACCAAGATAGTATTATCAATTTTAGCAATAAAAAAGTAATGCACAGCGCGTTACCATCAGATAAACACGCTGTTCTTGATTAA